One window of candidate division KSB1 bacterium genomic DNA carries:
- a CDS encoding metal-dependent transcriptional regulator — MELSAPAEDCLLLVHRLRERAEPVSTSNLARELGVTDSTVTAMIQKLARRRLLHYKPRHEISLTRQGGEIASRLIRRHRLIECFLCEHLGYSWDEVHAEAERIEHAVSERFVDAINAKLGNPAFDPHGDPIPSSDGNEVARALVRLSELAVDQRAVVARVHGKKPETLIYLAGLALKPGARVRVTDSPEHDSVLQLEVNGKPVTLGKPLADQILLETEPKPKSAKTTLPRSSK; from the coding sequence ATGGAACTATCCGCACCCGCCGAAGACTGCCTGCTGCTCGTCCATCGGCTCCGCGAACGCGCCGAACCGGTCTCGACCTCCAACCTCGCCCGCGAACTCGGCGTCACCGACTCCACCGTCACGGCCATGATCCAAAAACTGGCCCGCCGACGGCTGCTCCACTACAAACCGCGCCACGAGATCTCCCTCACCCGGCAAGGCGGCGAAATCGCCTCGCGATTGATCCGCCGCCACCGCCTGATCGAGTGCTTCCTCTGTGAACACCTCGGCTACTCGTGGGATGAAGTCCATGCCGAAGCCGAGCGCATCGAACACGCCGTCTCCGAACGCTTCGTCGATGCGATCAACGCCAAGCTCGGCAATCCCGCCTTCGATCCCCACGGCGATCCCATCCCGTCCAGCGACGGCAACGAAGTCGCGCGGGCGCTGGTCCGACTCTCGGAACTCGCCGTCGATCAGCGAGCCGTCGTCGCCCGCGTGCATGGCAAAAAGCCGGAAACCTTGATCTACCTCGCCGGCCTCGCCCTCAAACCCGGCGCCCGCGTGCGTGTCACCGATAGCCCCGAACATGACAGCGTACTGCAGCTCGAAGTGAACGGCAAACCGGTTACGCTCGGCAAACCTCTCGCCGATCAAATTCTCCTCGAAACCGAACCGAAGCCCAAGTCCGCCAAAACCACCCTCCCCCGGAGCAGCAAATGA
- the gap gene encoding type I glyceraldehyde-3-phosphate dehydrogenase: MAIRIAINGFGRIGRLVYRGAFKDPRFDFVAVNDLTDAATLAHLLKYDSTHGRFPGKVEVVEGGFKVDGKFLKVLAEKDPKKLPWGELGIDIVVESTGAKSFRDRAGIQQHVDQGAKKVLLTVPAKDEIDATIVCGVNDSVLKPEHKLVSNASCTTNCVAPMAKILHENFGIEYAFMTTIHAFTNDQNILDAPHSDLRRARTAAQSIIPTTTGAARTVGKIMKDLKGKIDGTALRVPTVDGSITDLVCNVQKDVTVESINAAFKAAANGPMKGVLEYTEDPIVSCDIVGNSHSCIFDAKSTMVMGPRMLKVFGWYDNEWGYSMRCIDILGRMGA, encoded by the coding sequence ATGGCTATCCGCATTGCGATTAACGGCTTCGGCCGCATCGGTCGTCTGGTGTATCGCGGCGCCTTCAAAGACCCGCGTTTCGACTTCGTCGCCGTCAACGATCTGACCGACGCCGCCACCCTCGCACACCTGCTCAAGTACGACTCCACACACGGCCGCTTCCCCGGCAAAGTCGAAGTCGTCGAAGGCGGCTTCAAAGTGGACGGCAAGTTCCTCAAAGTCCTCGCCGAAAAAGACCCGAAAAAATTGCCGTGGGGTGAACTCGGCATCGATATCGTCGTCGAATCCACCGGCGCCAAGTCGTTCCGCGATCGCGCCGGAATTCAGCAGCACGTCGATCAAGGCGCGAAGAAGGTGCTGCTCACCGTGCCGGCAAAAGACGAAATCGACGCCACGATCGTGTGCGGTGTCAACGACTCCGTGCTCAAACCCGAACACAAACTCGTCTCCAACGCCTCCTGCACGACCAACTGCGTCGCGCCCATGGCCAAGATCCTGCACGAGAATTTCGGCATCGAATACGCGTTCATGACCACGATCCACGCGTTCACCAACGATCAAAATATTCTCGACGCGCCGCACTCCGATTTGCGCCGCGCCCGCACCGCCGCCCAGAGCATCATCCCGACTACGACCGGCGCCGCCCGCACCGTCGGCAAGATCATGAAAGACCTCAAGGGCAAGATCGATGGCACCGCGCTCCGCGTGCCGACCGTGGACGGCTCGATTACCGACCTCGTTTGCAACGTCCAGAAAGACGTCACTGTCGAATCCATCAACGCCGCCTTCAAGGCCGCCGCCAACGGACCCATGAAGGGCGTGCTCGAATACACCGAAGATCCGATCGTCTCCTGCGACATCGTCGGCAACTCGCACTCCTGTATCTTCGACGCCAAGTCCACCATGGTCATGGGACCGCGCATGCTCAAGGTCTTCGGCTGGTACGACAACGAATGGGGCTATTCCATGCGCTGCATCGACATCCTCGGCCGCATGGGTGCGTAG
- a CDS encoding chemotaxis protein CheW — MPAESQWVTFKVGNEMFGFEIEYVKEMLRMPDVHAVPQAAPDNLGVILLRDRTIPVFDLRRKFGFESRQDKAAVLVETLKARQQDHENWLKELEASVRENREFKLTTDPHQCKFGLWYDSYSTDDPFLDRIIKRFNQPHKLIHALAERVSRELADGQQQSALRMIEDVRSTSLNQLIGIFAEACEYVIASARPTLVIVGSSACTLGVAVDEINAVIRCADDEIQAPDSIPAIEQFPGLVGLVAEKSRGKFTMLLDPAQLYPQLIPQTEYA; from the coding sequence ATGCCCGCCGAATCCCAATGGGTCACCTTCAAAGTCGGTAATGAAATGTTCGGCTTTGAAATCGAATATGTCAAAGAAATGTTGCGAATGCCCGACGTCCACGCCGTCCCGCAGGCCGCACCCGATAACCTCGGCGTCATCCTGTTGCGCGACCGCACCATCCCCGTCTTTGACCTGCGCCGGAAATTCGGCTTCGAATCGCGCCAGGACAAGGCCGCCGTACTCGTCGAAACCCTGAAAGCCCGCCAGCAAGATCACGAAAACTGGTTGAAAGAACTCGAAGCATCCGTCCGCGAAAACCGCGAATTCAAACTGACCACCGATCCCCATCAATGCAAGTTCGGACTCTGGTATGACAGCTACTCAACCGACGATCCGTTTCTGGATCGCATCATCAAACGCTTCAACCAGCCCCACAAACTCATCCACGCGCTCGCCGAACGCGTGTCCCGCGAACTCGCTGACGGCCAACAGCAGAGCGCGCTGCGTATGATCGAAGACGTGCGCAGCACGAGTCTAAACCAACTCATCGGTATTTTTGCGGAGGCCTGCGAGTACGTCATCGCCAGCGCCCGCCCCACACTCGTCATTGTCGGCAGCTCCGCCTGTACGCTCGGCGTCGCCGTCGATGAAATCAATGCGGTCATTCGCTGCGCCGACGACGAGATTCAGGCGCCCGATTCCATCCCCGCCATCGAACAGTTCCCCGGTCTGGTCGGACTCGTCGCCGAAAAATCGCGCGGCAAATTCACCATGCTGCTCGACCCCGCACAGCTCTATCCGCAGCTGATCCCACAGACCGAATACGCGTGA
- a CDS encoding co-chaperone GroES: MKIRPIDERALIKPLKEEERKVGSIIIPDTAKERPQMGEVVALGDDIEVADRKQKKMSEVLKVGDQIVYARYGGTEIKMDDQEYLLVGRNDILAVVQK, encoded by the coding sequence ATGAAGATTCGTCCGATTGACGAGCGCGCATTGATTAAGCCGCTCAAAGAAGAAGAGCGCAAGGTTGGCAGCATTATCATTCCTGATACGGCGAAAGAGCGTCCGCAGATGGGCGAAGTGGTCGCGCTGGGCGATGACATCGAAGTCGCGGATCGCAAGCAGAAAAAGATGTCGGAAGTCTTGAAGGTCGGCGATCAGATCGTCTATGCGCGCTACGGCGGTACGGAGATCAAGATGGACGATCAGGAGTACCTGCTCGTGGGCCGCAATGACATTCTGGCGGTCGTGCAGAAGTGA
- a CDS encoding VCBS repeat-containing protein: MKRLMTLPLVLALCALNAFAWDFQEISLQLENCPENAACVAWGDIDSDGDQDLFVGGHNGSESALYQSHRGSFLNVTESASLTGVTDVKSAEFVDFDQDGSLDLLCLVETGIRVQLFRQIGGQRFQPVNLNLSGTGIPVRSTAWVDQDHDGQLDLILSNGETEESGMTVLRQETTEFNQVRSDELPTPDIEIGAMNWVDWDADGDLDLFLGAHRVDQGPRLYMNVDGNLLDWTNRVDLPKHMGSTGSCWFDFNGDHKLDLFSPGSPENTHLLCYYPDNGWHNYKSVTDELNVRNLAEQGVYACAVDANMDGTKELFVLRKMGYGCALLKNPGPDLPWSDVAEEMGIAQRADRNNGAAWGDCDGDADPDLAIAQEGLGVRLYRNNTTLDHEFVVLHLCGPNDCTPLPNCQVRFDFEHDKDIGSSASLASMNSGNGAAITLVSESVMKSSVINCEVTWPGGEVTTYSIDQIQMNKHNWLHKPTSSPEIQQVAFESTGGDPRSISNAPNPFNPSTRISFNLPAAGQVRLNVFDLTGRNVATLADEVFAAGEHTLNFEAGALPSGTYLVRLTGPSTNVVHRMMLLK, translated from the coding sequence ATGAAACGGCTGATGACCCTGCCCCTTGTGCTCGCCCTCTGTGCGCTGAATGCCTTCGCCTGGGATTTCCAGGAAATCTCCCTCCAACTCGAAAATTGCCCCGAAAATGCCGCCTGCGTGGCCTGGGGAGACATCGACAGCGACGGCGATCAAGACCTGTTCGTCGGCGGCCACAATGGCTCCGAAAGCGCGCTCTATCAGAGCCACCGCGGGAGCTTCCTCAACGTTACGGAATCCGCCAGCTTGACCGGGGTCACCGACGTGAAATCCGCGGAATTCGTGGATTTCGACCAGGACGGATCCCTCGACCTGCTCTGCCTCGTCGAGACCGGTATCCGCGTCCAGCTCTTCCGTCAAATCGGCGGACAGCGTTTCCAGCCGGTTAACTTGAATCTCAGCGGCACCGGAATCCCCGTGCGCAGCACCGCGTGGGTCGATCAGGACCATGACGGACAGCTCGACCTGATCCTCAGCAACGGCGAAACGGAGGAAAGCGGGATGACCGTCCTCCGCCAGGAAACCACCGAGTTCAATCAGGTGCGCAGTGACGAGCTGCCCACGCCGGATATCGAAATCGGCGCCATGAACTGGGTGGACTGGGATGCCGACGGCGACCTCGATCTCTTCCTCGGCGCCCACCGCGTCGATCAAGGCCCGCGCCTGTACATGAATGTGGACGGAAATCTGCTCGACTGGACCAACCGCGTCGATCTGCCCAAACACATGGGCTCCACCGGTTCCTGCTGGTTCGATTTCAACGGCGACCACAAACTCGATCTGTTCTCCCCCGGCTCGCCCGAGAACACTCATCTGCTCTGTTATTACCCCGATAACGGCTGGCACAACTACAAGTCCGTCACCGACGAGCTGAATGTACGTAATCTCGCCGAACAGGGCGTTTACGCCTGCGCGGTGGACGCCAACATGGACGGCACCAAAGAGCTGTTCGTCCTGCGCAAGATGGGTTACGGCTGTGCGCTCCTCAAGAACCCCGGCCCCGATCTGCCGTGGTCGGATGTCGCCGAAGAGATGGGCATCGCCCAGCGCGCCGACCGCAATAACGGAGCCGCCTGGGGCGACTGCGACGGCGACGCGGATCCCGATCTCGCCATCGCGCAGGAAGGTCTTGGCGTCCGGCTCTATCGCAATAACACCACCCTCGATCATGAATTCGTGGTCCTGCACCTCTGCGGTCCCAATGATTGCACGCCGCTCCCCAATTGCCAGGTCCGCTTCGATTTCGAGCACGATAAGGACATCGGCTCCTCCGCGAGTCTGGCCAGCATGAACAGCGGCAATGGCGCCGCGATTACGCTGGTCAGCGAATCCGTCATGAAGTCGTCCGTGATCAACTGCGAAGTCACCTGGCCGGGAGGCGAGGTCACCACGTACTCGATCGATCAGATCCAGATGAACAAACACAATTGGCTGCACAAACCCACCAGCTCGCCCGAAATCCAACAGGTCGCATTCGAGTCCACAGGGGGAGACCCTCGCAGCATCAGCAACGCGCCGAATCCGTTCAATCCGTCCACCCGCATCTCCTTCAACCTGCCTGCTGCCGGACAGGTCCGGCTGAATGTCTTCGACCTGACCGGCCGAAATGTGGCGACACTGGCAGATGAGGTTTTCGCGGCCGGAGAGCACACGCTGAATTTCGAGGCCGGCGCATTGCCCTCAGGCACCTATCTCGTCCGCCTGACCGGACCCTCCACCAACGTCGTGCACCGCATGATGCTGCTCAAGTAA
- a CDS encoding tetratricopeptide repeat protein, whose product MFRGNYSPKEWRWLALIAALFLAVRIIYLRQLLHSPLLNLLFLDSEFYLTWAKMLVTGQGNPPGPFWLSPGYPYFLAGLFAASGSKATGLVVIAQFLLSIGSCGLLILTADNLFGRRVALITGALAVFCAPWLYYDGVLLSASLILFLNSALIYVLVTRTNTVDREQEARPFGWILAGGLAGLSALTRPSVLLFAALLVAWLLRKRADLRRFALLFLAATCVTLAPALIRNWTVTGTPALTTSSGGVNFYIGNRYGASGAYDDLPFVYSADPIREAEAFRDEASRLAHDSLTLAEANRYWGRRALTEISRWPGPWVVLFVKKLWLVTQNAEIANNLSFRAVASYCPIVGALPLRWGLLFPLAVAGIFLAWPIWRRLALLWCYAAAYVLTCLIFFSASEYRFPLTLVLLLGAACFVAGLWQLIVEQNWKRLLLGAWVYLLMLAVANWPSSTVQRMTKPSMDFANMATIAVDRGMIADAVPLYARALASNDSLRDARVGLADCLWKLGSFDDARREYELAGVSAPDSLLGAPLQTFLEELDRYVLAQDDERAYAFVAERFPKSGDAPTEVWLARARIETRLRMFAEAVGSLLRAHEQEPESPELLHKAGVIAELSRNAPLADSLMHAAIKLYPAYAPARIAIAEAALSRHDTTAARQQLDELLRIRIRDDSVKAHVDDLARRLHIGPPTG is encoded by the coding sequence ATGTTCAGGGGGAACTACTCACCAAAGGAATGGCGCTGGCTCGCGCTCATCGCGGCCCTCTTCCTTGCCGTTCGCATCATCTACCTGCGGCAACTGCTCCATTCGCCGCTGCTGAACTTGCTGTTCCTCGACAGCGAGTTCTATCTCACGTGGGCGAAAATGCTCGTCACCGGGCAGGGAAACCCGCCCGGACCGTTCTGGCTCTCGCCCGGGTACCCGTATTTCCTCGCCGGGCTGTTTGCCGCCTCCGGCTCGAAAGCGACAGGGCTGGTGGTCATCGCACAGTTCCTGCTCTCGATCGGGTCGTGCGGATTGCTGATCCTGACCGCTGATAATCTGTTCGGCCGGCGTGTGGCTCTGATTACGGGCGCGCTGGCCGTTTTTTGTGCGCCGTGGCTCTATTATGACGGTGTCCTGCTCAGCGCCTCGCTGATCCTGTTCCTTAATTCCGCCCTCATCTACGTACTCGTCACGCGGACCAACACCGTGGACCGCGAGCAGGAGGCCCGGCCGTTCGGCTGGATTCTGGCCGGAGGACTGGCCGGACTCTCTGCTCTCACCCGGCCGTCGGTGTTGCTGTTTGCGGCCTTGCTGGTGGCGTGGCTGCTCCGGAAGCGCGCTGATCTGCGGCGTTTCGCGCTGCTGTTCCTGGCCGCAACCTGCGTGACGCTGGCCCCGGCGCTGATCCGCAATTGGACCGTAACCGGCACGCCCGCTCTCACTACCTCCTCCGGCGGCGTCAACTTCTATATCGGCAACCGCTACGGAGCGAGTGGCGCCTATGATGACTTGCCGTTTGTGTATTCCGCCGATCCGATCCGCGAGGCCGAAGCGTTTCGCGACGAAGCCTCGCGCCTCGCCCACGACAGCCTCACCCTCGCCGAGGCTAACCGCTACTGGGGTCGTCGCGCGCTGACCGAAATCTCACGCTGGCCGGGACCTTGGGTCGTGCTCTTTGTGAAAAAACTCTGGCTCGTCACCCAGAACGCGGAGATCGCCAACAATCTCTCCTTTCGCGCCGTCGCCAGCTACTGCCCGATCGTCGGAGCCTTGCCCCTACGCTGGGGACTCCTGTTCCCGCTGGCAGTCGCCGGGATCTTCCTCGCCTGGCCGATCTGGAGACGGCTCGCGCTGCTCTGGTGTTACGCCGCCGCCTATGTGCTGACTTGTCTAATCTTCTTCAGTGCAAGCGAGTATCGGTTTCCGCTGACGCTCGTGCTGTTGCTCGGAGCCGCGTGCTTTGTCGCCGGACTATGGCAACTGATCGTCGAGCAGAACTGGAAGCGCCTGTTGCTCGGCGCCTGGGTCTATCTGCTCATGCTCGCGGTGGCCAACTGGCCGTCAAGCACCGTGCAGCGCATGACCAAACCGAGCATGGACTTCGCCAACATGGCCACCATCGCCGTCGATCGCGGCATGATCGCCGATGCGGTCCCGCTCTATGCGCGAGCGCTCGCCTCCAATGACAGCCTGCGCGACGCGCGCGTCGGTTTGGCCGATTGCCTCTGGAAGCTCGGCTCCTTTGACGACGCGCGGCGAGAGTATGAACTGGCCGGAGTCAGCGCACCCGATTCCCTCCTCGGGGCGCCCTTGCAGACCTTTCTCGAAGAACTCGACCGCTATGTTCTGGCGCAGGATGATGAACGCGCCTATGCCTTTGTCGCCGAGCGCTTCCCCAAGTCCGGCGACGCGCCCACAGAGGTCTGGCTCGCCCGCGCCCGCATCGAAACCCGGCTGCGCATGTTCGCGGAAGCGGTGGGCTCACTCCTGCGCGCGCATGAGCAGGAGCCCGAGTCGCCGGAACTGCTCCATAAGGCCGGCGTGATCGCGGAGCTCAGCAGAAACGCCCCCCTCGCGGATTCCCTCATGCACGCCGCAATCAAGCTCTACCCGGCCTATGCGCCCGCCCGCATCGCGATCGCAGAGGCCGCGCTCAGCCGCCATGACACCACCGCCGCCCGCCAACAACTCGACGAACTCCTGCGCATCCGCATCCGCGACGATTCCGTCAAAGCCCACGTCGATGACCTCGCCCGCCGCTTGCACATCGGCCCGCCGACCGGGTGA
- a CDS encoding Nramp family divalent metal transporter: MNTRSTPPASLSEVHRTVGIPDKVSAFRRLLAFAGPAYLVSVGYMDPGNWATDIEGGSRFGYQLIWVLLMSNMIAVLLQALSARLGIVTGRDLARACREAYPRPVGLMLWVVCEIAIVACDLAEVLGTAIALNLLFGLPLLWGVVLTALDVLLLLYFQHLGIRKVEAFILALVLTIGACFVLEMFLSKPDFGGIALGFTPRLNQESLYVAIGILGATVMPHNLYLHSALVQTRKVGNTSALVRQACKYNLVDSAIALNAAFFVNAGILILAAAVFHRNAVEVTEIQQAHQLLAPLLGTTVASAAFAIALLCSGQSSTLTGTMAGQVVMEGFVNLRIRPWLRRMITRSLAIVPAVLTLLVLGDSGTYQLLILSQVVLSMQLPFAILPLIHFTSDQSKMGEFANRTWVKMLAWIAAILIIGLNVRLVSSILGNWISASPAGPQWYHVLVLLIAAGLAVLLLYLAMVPILRRTRKRAEALPTFHLEAVPEAVYRRVGVAIEVSATDAKLVRQGVAMAKRYDSELALIHVMDGLGPRFWREQSSDHEVVGDEAYMANLRDEVAKLGVNVRVVLGYGNPPDEIVRIVHDEDIDLLIMGTHGHRFTQDILFGATATRVRHRVQVPVFMVRVEA, encoded by the coding sequence ATGAACACTCGCTCCACCCCGCCCGCCTCGCTCTCCGAGGTCCACCGCACCGTCGGAATTCCCGACAAAGTCAGCGCCTTCCGCCGGCTGCTGGCATTCGCCGGTCCGGCCTATCTCGTCAGCGTCGGCTATATGGACCCCGGCAACTGGGCCACGGATATCGAAGGCGGCTCGCGCTTCGGTTATCAGTTGATCTGGGTCCTCCTCATGAGCAACATGATCGCCGTGCTCCTGCAGGCCCTCAGCGCCCGCCTCGGCATCGTCACCGGCCGCGATCTCGCCCGCGCCTGCCGCGAAGCCTATCCGCGACCCGTCGGACTGATGCTCTGGGTCGTCTGCGAAATCGCCATCGTCGCGTGCGATCTCGCCGAAGTCCTGGGAACCGCCATCGCCCTCAATTTGCTCTTCGGACTGCCGCTGCTCTGGGGGGTCGTGCTCACCGCGCTCGACGTGCTGCTGCTGCTCTATTTCCAACACCTCGGCATCCGCAAGGTCGAAGCCTTCATCCTCGCGCTCGTGCTCACCATCGGCGCCTGTTTCGTGCTCGAAATGTTCCTGAGTAAACCCGACTTCGGCGGGATCGCCTTGGGATTCACGCCCCGGCTGAATCAGGAAAGCCTCTACGTCGCCATCGGAATTCTCGGCGCCACCGTCATGCCCCACAATCTGTACTTGCATTCCGCGCTCGTGCAAACGCGCAAGGTCGGCAACACCAGCGCCCTCGTGCGACAGGCCTGCAAATACAATCTCGTGGACTCCGCCATCGCCCTCAATGCCGCCTTCTTCGTCAATGCCGGAATCCTCATTCTCGCCGCCGCCGTCTTTCATCGCAACGCCGTCGAAGTCACCGAAATTCAGCAGGCGCATCAACTGCTCGCGCCGCTGCTCGGCACCACCGTCGCCAGCGCCGCCTTCGCCATCGCCCTGCTCTGCAGCGGCCAGAGTTCCACGCTCACCGGGACCATGGCCGGGCAGGTCGTGATGGAAGGCTTCGTCAATCTGCGCATCCGCCCCTGGCTGCGCCGCATGATCACCCGCTCGCTGGCCATCGTCCCCGCCGTACTCACCCTGCTCGTCCTCGGCGACTCCGGGACTTATCAACTGCTGATTCTCTCGCAGGTCGTGCTCTCCATGCAATTGCCGTTCGCCATTCTGCCGCTGATCCATTTCACCAGCGACCAATCCAAAATGGGCGAATTCGCCAATCGCACGTGGGTCAAGATGCTCGCCTGGATCGCCGCCATTCTGATTATCGGGCTGAACGTGCGGCTGGTCAGCAGTATCCTTGGCAACTGGATTTCCGCAAGTCCCGCCGGTCCGCAGTGGTATCATGTGCTGGTCCTCCTCATTGCCGCCGGCCTCGCCGTGCTGCTCCTGTATCTGGCCATGGTGCCGATCTTGCGCCGAACCCGCAAACGCGCCGAAGCCCTGCCCACCTTCCATCTCGAAGCCGTGCCCGAAGCCGTCTATCGTCGCGTCGGAGTCGCAATCGAAGTCTCCGCAACCGATGCCAAGCTCGTGCGTCAGGGTGTCGCCATGGCCAAGCGCTATGACTCCGAACTTGCCCTGATTCACGTCATGGACGGACTCGGTCCCCGCTTCTGGAGAGAACAGTCCAGCGACCACGAAGTCGTGGGCGACGAAGCCTACATGGCCAATCTGCGAGACGAAGTCGCGAAACTCGGCGTCAACGTTCGAGTCGTGCTCGGCTACGGTAATCCGCCTGACGAAATCGTGCGCATCGTCCATGATGAAGACATTGATCTGCTCATCATGGGCACGCACGGCCACCGCTTCACGCAGGACATTCTCTTCGGCGCAACCGCCACGCGCGTCCGGCACCGGGTGCAGGTCCCGGTCTTCATGGTACGCGTGGAAGCGTAA
- a CDS encoding T9SS type A sorting domain-containing protein, protein MPYLILLFACASVSFGVTHGVEIGTSIDSTVAQCSDGDTVLIHDGVYTETTVLYGKSVVIASEFLLDLDSTHIGSTIIRPDSNRTDTVSCFVYAYGEDRRSRLIGLTIESGRGTRWGHQDQIAGGGVYSFLSAVTIEHCRFMNCEAQVGGGAAIVFPAFELHGLLTLDHCRFTRCFAEYYGGAVYAPFCSLRVNGCDFDSNQCGALGPGMWVDHADATIDSCRFAHGIGISGGLSFWECLGHVSNCLFEENSLYAQALEGACDLEVVRGNCTITGNHFRNNRTTQHSLTIDTDNRHPGYVVGNIFENLLAEVTTGTLSAAHGPSQIAYNVFRNNINRHGGVVYAYAGARPHIHHNVFDSNLSEDSTYGSVCVAVSGAQPTIDSNIIRGNSGQTITPFFNGPDSVNARNNWWGDVSGPYHPTLNPQGRGDTVLWVGVQFSPWLTAPPDTTFNTVNGSPPEVLSTWDILAVYPNPFNSAFHIAIAGFTTESFRMELFDLLGRRAALIQEGPLSSQIVTYRPPASVATGIYFLRVADRHHAQFRKLLFLK, encoded by the coding sequence ATGCCCTACCTGATACTTCTCTTTGCTTGTGCTAGCGTCTCGTTCGGCGTGACTCACGGTGTCGAGATTGGAACCTCTATCGACTCCACGGTAGCCCAGTGTTCCGACGGCGACACTGTGCTCATCCATGATGGCGTGTACACCGAAACGACTGTCCTCTACGGCAAGTCGGTCGTGATCGCCAGCGAGTTTCTGCTCGACCTCGACTCGACTCACATTGGCAGCACGATCATTCGCCCCGACTCCAATCGCACGGATACGGTTAGCTGTTTCGTTTACGCCTATGGAGAGGACCGCCGGAGCAGATTGATCGGGCTCACAATCGAAAGTGGACGGGGTACGCGTTGGGGTCATCAAGACCAAATCGCCGGCGGAGGCGTATACTCCTTTCTCAGCGCGGTGACAATCGAGCATTGTCGATTTATGAACTGCGAAGCTCAAGTGGGTGGAGGAGCTGCCATCGTCTTCCCCGCGTTTGAGTTGCATGGCCTCCTGACGCTTGACCATTGCCGCTTCACCCGTTGCTTTGCTGAATACTACGGCGGGGCTGTGTACGCGCCGTTCTGTTCATTGCGCGTGAACGGTTGCGACTTCGACAGCAACCAATGCGGCGCTCTCGGACCCGGGATGTGGGTGGACCACGCGGATGCAACGATTGATTCCTGCCGATTCGCGCACGGAATCGGCATATCGGGAGGACTGAGTTTCTGGGAGTGTCTCGGCCACGTATCCAACTGTTTATTTGAAGAGAACTCGCTGTACGCCCAGGCCCTGGAAGGCGCCTGCGATCTTGAAGTGGTGCGCGGAAATTGCACTATCACCGGGAATCATTTCCGGAACAACCGGACCACACAGCATTCACTCACGATCGATACCGACAACAGGCACCCCGGATATGTCGTGGGCAACATTTTCGAGAACCTCCTTGCTGAAGTGACGACTGGAACGCTGAGCGCGGCTCACGGGCCCAGCCAGATTGCCTACAACGTGTTTCGTAATAACATAAATCGCCACGGCGGAGTCGTGTACGCCTATGCCGGAGCGAGACCGCACATTCACCACAATGTGTTTGACAGCAATCTGTCGGAAGACTCCACATATGGCTCGGTGTGCGTTGCGGTCAGCGGTGCCCAACCCACTATCGATTCCAATATCATTCGAGGAAACTCCGGTCAGACTATCACCCCTTTCTTCAATGGTCCGGATTCCGTTAATGCCCGCAATAACTGGTGGGGCGACGTGTCCGGACCGTACCACCCGACACTGAACCCGCAGGGTCGCGGAGATACCGTTTTGTGGGTCGGAGTCCAGTTTTCGCCCTGGCTCACCGCTCCTCCCGACACGACATTCAACACCGTGAATGGCTCGCCGCCGGAGGTGCTTTCCACGTGGGACATCCTCGCCGTCTATCCAAACCCTTTCAACAGCGCTTTCCACATCGCCATCGCCGGATTCACGACGGAGTCGTTTCGCATGGAACTGTTCGATCTACTCGGACGCCGCGCCGCACTCATTCAGGAAGGCCCATTGTCGAGTCAGATCGTCACCTACCGCCCCCCCGCCTCAGTAGCGACCGGGATATATTTCCTGCGCGTCGCAGACCGCCATCACGCGCAATTCAGAAAGCTGCTCTTTCTGAAGTAG